The following proteins are encoded in a genomic region of Trypanosoma brucei gambiense DAL972 chromosome 8, complete sequence:
- a CDS encoding serine/threonine-protein kinase NrkA translates to MAEPFSTILGTDGSGGRCKYLNKGIVGLGSYGEAYVAESVEDGSLCVAKVMDLSKMSQRDKRYAQSEIKCLANCNHPNIIRYIEDHEENDRLLIVMEFADSGNLDEQIKLRGTGDARYFQEHEALFLFLQLCLALDYIHSHKMLHRDIKSANVLLTSTGLVKLGDFGFSHQYEDTVSGVVASTFCGTPYYLAPELWNNKRYNKKADVWSLGVLLYEIMGMKKPFSASNLKGLMSKVLAGTYAPLPDSFSSEFKRVVDGILVADPNDRPSVREIFQIPYVNKGLKLFVQALKKNERISDSVKEVLVSQVSEILSSEVSPDAHRFLVSQINYDVTHRGHVNKLGGGNGKSWKPRFLQIVRGQLILTDDEEGNNPKGLNLEQVQGACPVPHSTAKRDFVFALNTVGGKGMWFQAVSHGDMEMWVHAIQRGIGVA, encoded by the coding sequence ATGGCCGAACCGTTCTCGACGATCCTTGGAACCGACGGCAGCGGTGGTCGGTGTAAATACCTGAACAAAGGGATTGTAGGATTGGGTTCCTACGGTGAAGCATATGTAGCGGAGAGCGTGGAGGATGGGTCTCTTTGTGTAGCAAAGGTCATGGATTTAAGCAAGATGTCTCAGCGGGATAAGCGGTACGCGCAGAGCGAAATCAAGTGTCTGGCCAACTGTAATCATCCAAACATTATTCGTTACATTGAGGACCACGAGGAAAATGATCGGTTGCTTATTGTCATGGAATTCGCTGACTCAGGCAACCTTGATGAGCAAATAAAGCTTCGGGGCACAGGAGATGCGCGCTACTTTCAAGAACACGAGGccttgtttctcttcttacAACTGTGTCTTGCCCTTGACTACATCCACAGCCATAAGATGCTGCACCGCGATATCAAATCTGCCAATGTGCTGCTCACATCAACAGGACTAGTTAAACTGGGAGACTTTGGATTCAGTCATCAATATGAAGACACCGTATCAGGCGTCGTTGCAAGTACGTTCTGTGGCACACCGTACTACCTGGCACCAGAACTGTGGAATAATAAAAGGTACAATAAGAAGGCTGATGTGTGGTCGTTGGGTGTTTTATTGTACGAAATTATGGGCATGAAGAAACCGTTTTCAGCAAGTAATTTGAAAGGTTTGATGTCGAAGGTTCTTGCTGGCACATATGCTCCCTTGCCGGATAGCTTCTCGTCCGAATTTAAACGTGTTGTTGATGGTATCCTTGTAGCGGACCCTAATGACAGACCAAGTGTTAGGGAAATTTTCCAGATACCGTACGTCAATAAGGGTCTTAAATTATTTGTGCAAGCactgaagaaaaacgaaCGAATTTCGGACTCGGTGAAGGAGGTCCTCGTATCACAGGTCAGCGAAATCTTATCCTCGGAAGTGAGCCCTGATGCACATCGTTTCCTGGTATCACAAATTAACTACGACGTTACACACCGGGGACATGTAAACAAACTGGGTGGTGGAAACGGGAAGTCGTGGAAACCGAGGTTTTTGCAGATTGTTCGCGGACAGCTCATTTTAACagatgatgaagaaggaaataatccAAAAGGCCTAAACCTTGAACAAGTGCAGGGTGCTTGCCCGGTGCCTCACAGTACTGCAAAGAGagattttgtgtttgccctCAATACGGTCGGCGGAAAGGGCATGTGGTTTCAGGCTGTATCACATGGGGACATGGAAATGTGGGTTCACGCGATTCAACGTGGTATAGGTGTCGCCTAA
- a CDS encoding dynein light chain 2B, cytoplasmic, putative: MEFNASTTNERERRIKSVEEVLLRIAKHEGVVGYLVLNPADGRVMRYSGFSSDERKVKKYADKINGFTALAASTIRTIDWKDDLTFLRMGLGLTEILIAPDVNKQYVLIVVQEIRS; this comes from the coding sequence ATGGAATTTAACGCATCAACTACCAACGAGCGTGAGCGGCGAATCAAATCTGTGGAGGAAGTACTGCTCCGCATCGCCAAGCATGAGGGTGTTGTTGGATATCTTGTGCTGAACCCTGCAGATGGGCGAGTTATGAGGTATTCAGGTTTTTCATCAGATGAGCGGAAAGTCAAAAAGTATgcagataaaataaatggcTTCACAGCGTTGGCAGCCTCCACCATCCGTACTATTGACTGGAAGGATGACCTCACCTTCCTTCGTATGGGTCTCGGGTTGACCGAAATACTGATAGCACCAGACGTAAACAAGCAGTATGTTTTGATTGTCGTGCAAGAGATCAGATCTTGA